In a genomic window of Streptomyces katrae:
- a CDS encoding lantibiotic dehydratase, which produces MQQPHGTPAGTGTDAYRVCSAPYALVRATVLSHPAPTAEAAGFRTRLARLRDLERQLLETAPALCDDLHDSRGGHPDALHRDIVLPLRRALHNGREPRPALLERLGDLPARIPRLAHWLDLRTRRDALLAALAPAAERALTAERGALTALCREPALAKAVALTSADLLRAVERAATGAQDRRARKEEPAVLRYALRASTKTSPLSWFTAVGWGPLPAAPGRTVASWGTALLFEGPLRAAVQPSRTLTTALVLALLDAPHRRAALPHRITSTARLTDGQAAYTRDRTAFAGGRYLVAAQDEARLPYTGPLALVTENAAHPVPLDELTALLAAALTGAAGADGPAAAAGFLGRLAEAGLLVPTAPVPPQDTDPLGRTADWLRSLDGTTAEEAAEDAAHASRLDGLARATADFAGAPAAARPALLTGLSQRWTRALAAAGRPVPAVSAPLSPVSEDVVAPHPLDLDGFLAPTDHEALGEVTALAELFDLGHLLRRVVRDRFVARYGTGGRCPDPWEFGPDIAEAWEAAGGLSALDPADALPSGTGALAHLRAEAVTAVRDALDADPATAPEVLLPPGLLKGLGDRLPAWALARPLSYAYFLQRDPRHGLLCVNQVYGGWGRFTSRFLDTLDPAAAAAVSGQIRRALGPGARAAQIRPVGGFNANLHPLLVPDEIGPDRRWASLGETDLELVHDETDDQVRIRLRDTGELLDVLYPGFLAPVLLPRRLGAHLSDQPHGMVDLGPLVPRGTRHAPGGGRVTHLPRLRHRDLVLRRRRWLLPPGTVERLRADLTADGTVPAQAAARWRAALDLPEQVFLHPAGAAPTGRAAEDFLTGISRPKPHLVDLGNALHLRCLPKWLSRHGGGAVLEEALPAPGGQSAPARAVELVLEVYRTGQGGGPGAAAER; this is translated from the coding sequence ATGCAGCAGCCACACGGCACGCCGGCCGGGACCGGCACCGACGCCTACCGGGTGTGCTCCGCGCCGTACGCGCTGGTCCGCGCGACCGTACTGAGCCACCCCGCCCCCACCGCCGAAGCCGCCGGATTCCGCACCCGGCTCGCCCGGCTCCGCGACCTCGAACGGCAGCTGCTGGAGACCGCCCCGGCCCTCTGCGACGACCTCCACGACAGCCGCGGCGGCCACCCCGACGCCCTCCACCGCGACATCGTCCTCCCGCTGCGCCGCGCCCTGCACAACGGGCGCGAACCCCGCCCCGCCCTGCTGGAACGCCTCGGCGACCTCCCCGCACGGATCCCCCGGCTCGCCCACTGGCTCGACCTGCGCACCCGCCGCGACGCCCTCCTCGCCGCACTGGCCCCCGCCGCCGAAAGGGCCCTGACCGCCGAACGCGGCGCCCTGACCGCCCTGTGCCGTGAACCCGCCCTCGCCAAGGCCGTCGCCCTCACCAGCGCCGACCTGCTGCGGGCCGTGGAACGGGCGGCCACCGGCGCCCAGGACCGCAGGGCCCGCAAGGAGGAGCCCGCCGTCCTGCGCTACGCCCTGCGGGCCAGCACCAAGACCAGCCCCCTGTCCTGGTTCACGGCCGTCGGCTGGGGCCCCCTGCCCGCAGCCCCGGGCCGCACGGTCGCCTCCTGGGGCACCGCACTCCTGTTCGAGGGCCCGCTGCGGGCGGCCGTGCAGCCCAGCCGCACCCTGACCACCGCCCTCGTCCTCGCCCTGCTGGACGCCCCGCACCGCCGGGCCGCCCTGCCCCACCGCATCACCAGCACCGCCCGCCTCACCGACGGGCAGGCGGCCTACACCCGCGACCGGACCGCCTTCGCCGGGGGCCGCTACCTCGTGGCCGCGCAGGACGAGGCCCGGCTGCCGTACACCGGCCCGCTGGCCCTCGTCACCGAGAACGCCGCACACCCCGTACCCCTCGACGAGCTCACCGCCCTGCTCGCCGCCGCCCTGACCGGCGCGGCCGGCGCCGACGGCCCGGCCGCCGCGGCCGGCTTCCTCGGCCGGCTCGCGGAGGCCGGACTGCTCGTGCCCACCGCCCCCGTCCCGCCGCAGGACACCGACCCGCTGGGCCGGACCGCCGACTGGCTGCGCTCCCTCGACGGAACCACCGCCGAAGAGGCCGCCGAGGACGCCGCCCACGCCTCACGCCTCGACGGGCTCGCCCGGGCGACCGCCGACTTCGCCGGTGCCCCCGCCGCCGCCCGCCCCGCCCTGCTGACCGGCCTGTCCCAGCGCTGGACCCGGGCCCTGGCCGCCGCCGGCCGCCCCGTCCCGGCCGTCTCGGCGCCGCTCAGCCCGGTCTCCGAGGACGTCGTCGCCCCGCACCCCCTCGACCTCGACGGCTTCCTCGCCCCCACCGACCACGAGGCGCTCGGCGAGGTCACCGCGCTCGCCGAGCTCTTCGACCTCGGCCACCTGCTGCGCCGCGTCGTCCGCGACCGCTTCGTCGCCCGCTACGGCACCGGCGGCCGCTGCCCGGACCCGTGGGAGTTCGGCCCCGACATCGCCGAAGCCTGGGAGGCCGCCGGGGGCCTCTCCGCCCTCGACCCCGCCGACGCGCTCCCCAGCGGCACCGGCGCCCTCGCCCACCTGCGCGCCGAGGCCGTCACCGCCGTCCGGGACGCCCTCGACGCAGACCCGGCCACCGCCCCCGAAGTCCTCCTGCCCCCCGGCCTCCTCAAAGGCCTCGGCGACCGGCTGCCCGCCTGGGCCCTCGCCCGTCCGCTCAGCTACGCCTACTTCCTCCAGCGCGACCCCCGCCACGGCCTGCTCTGCGTCAACCAGGTCTACGGCGGCTGGGGCCGCTTCACCAGCCGCTTCCTCGACACCCTGGACCCCGCGGCCGCCGCCGCGGTCTCCGGGCAGATCCGCCGCGCCCTCGGCCCCGGCGCCCGCGCCGCCCAGATCCGCCCCGTCGGCGGGTTCAACGCCAACCTCCACCCCCTCCTCGTCCCCGACGAGATCGGCCCCGACCGCCGCTGGGCCTCCCTCGGCGAAACCGACCTGGAACTCGTCCACGACGAGACCGACGACCAGGTACGCATCCGGCTGCGCGACACCGGCGAACTCCTCGACGTGCTCTACCCCGGCTTCCTCGCCCCGGTCCTGCTGCCGCGCCGCCTCGGCGCCCACCTCAGCGACCAGCCCCACGGCATGGTCGACCTCGGCCCCCTCGTCCCCCGCGGCACCCGCCACGCCCCCGGCGGCGGCCGCGTCACCCACCTCCCCCGGCTGCGCCACCGCGACCTGGTGCTCCGCCGCCGCCGCTGGCTGCTGCCGCCCGGGACGGTGGAACGGCTCCGCGCCGACCTCACCGCCGACGGCACCGTCCCGGCGCAGGCCGCCGCCCGCTGGCGCGCCGCCCTGGACCTCCCCGAGCAGGTCTTCCTGCACCCCGCCGGAGCCGCCCCCACCGGCCGGGCCGCCGAGGACTTCCTGACCGGGATCAGCCGCCCCAAACCGCACCTCGTGGACCTCGGCAACGCCCTGCACCTGCGCTGCCTGCCCAAATGGCTCTCCCGCCACGGCGGCGGCGCCGTCCTCGAAGAGGCCCTGCCCGCCCCCGGCGGCCAGAGCGCCCCGGCCCGCGCCGTCGAACTCGTCCTGGAGGTCTACCGCACCGGGCAGGGCGGCGGCCCCGGAGCGGCCGCCGAACGATGA
- a CDS encoding thiazolylpeptide-type bacteriocin, protein MTAGNHTPDFALDDLDLDLGDLTVTAMRDTVALPEGGASWGSCSCQGSSSCAQPAQPTPV, encoded by the coding sequence ATGACCGCCGGCAACCACACCCCCGACTTCGCCCTCGACGACCTCGACCTGGACCTCGGCGACCTGACCGTCACCGCCATGCGGGACACGGTCGCGCTGCCCGAGGGCGGGGCCTCCTGGGGCTCCTGCTCCTGCCAGGGCTCGTCGTCCTGCGCCCAGCCGGCCCAGCCGACCCCCGTGTAA
- a CDS encoding thiazolylpeptide-type bacteriocin encodes MSDTARTPEFGFDDLDLDLGDLTVTAMRDTVALPEGGASWGSCSCQGSSSCNKPPVMDSLLD; translated from the coding sequence GTGTCCGACACCGCGCGCACCCCCGAATTCGGCTTCGACGACCTCGACCTGGACCTCGGCGACCTGACCGTCACCGCCATGCGGGACACGGTCGCGCTGCCCGAGGGCGGGGCCTCCTGGGGCTCCTGCTCCTGCCAGGGCTCCTCCTCGTGCAACAAGCCGCCGGTCATGGACTCGCTGCTCGACTGA
- a CDS encoding zinc ribbon domain-containing protein YjdM, translating to MNDNALPPCPECSGAYAYEMGALLVCPECGHEWPLVAAGGGESPGERVIKDAVGNVLADGDSVTVVKGLKVKGHPTGIKAGTKVRNIRLVDGVDGHDIDCKIDGFGSMQLKSSVVRKG from the coding sequence GTGAACGACAACGCACTTCCCCCCTGTCCCGAATGCTCCGGCGCGTACGCGTACGAGATGGGCGCCCTGCTCGTCTGCCCCGAGTGCGGGCACGAGTGGCCGCTCGTCGCCGCCGGGGGCGGCGAGTCCCCCGGGGAGCGGGTGATCAAGGACGCCGTCGGCAACGTGCTCGCCGACGGCGACTCGGTGACCGTCGTGAAGGGCCTGAAGGTCAAGGGCCACCCCACCGGCATCAAGGCCGGCACCAAGGTGCGCAACATCCGCCTCGTCGACGGAGTCGACGGCCACGACATCGACTGCAAGATCGACGGCTTCGGTTCCATGCAGCTGAAGTCGAGCGTGGTGCGGAAAGGCTGA
- a CDS encoding glyceraldehyde-3-phosphate dehydrogenase — protein sequence MTVNEDSFSNWKTREEIAESMIPIIGKLHRERDVTILLHSRSLVNKSVVSILKTHRFARQIDGEELSVTETMPFLQALAALDLGPSQIDIGMLAANYGSDDRGLSVAEFTAEAVAGATGENKLELSSGRDVVLYGFGRIGRLVARLLIEKAGSGNGLRLRAIVVRGGGEADLVKRASLLRRDSIHGQFQGTITVDEANSTIIANGNAIRVIYANDPSEVDYTAYGIKDAILIDNTGKWRDREGLSKHLRPGIDKVVLTAPGKGDVPNIVHGVNHDTIKPDEQILSCASCTTNAIVPPLKAMDDEYGVLRGHVETVHSFTNDQNLLDNYHKADRRGRSAPLNMVITETGAASAVAKALPDLKAPITGSSIRVPVPDVSIAILSLRLGRETTRDEVLEYLRGVSLHSPLKRQIDFTTAPDAVSMDFVGSRHASIVDAGATKVDGDNAILYLWYDNEFGYSCQVIRVVQHVSGVEYPTYPVPVA from the coding sequence GTGACTGTCAACGAGGACTCGTTCAGCAACTGGAAGACCCGCGAGGAGATCGCGGAGTCGATGATCCCGATCATCGGGAAGCTGCACCGCGAGCGGGATGTAACGATCCTGCTGCACAGCCGCTCCCTGGTGAACAAGTCGGTGGTCAGCATCCTCAAGACCCACCGGTTCGCCCGGCAGATCGACGGCGAGGAGCTCTCGGTCACCGAGACCATGCCGTTCCTGCAGGCTCTCGCCGCCCTCGATCTCGGTCCGTCGCAGATCGACATCGGCATGCTCGCCGCCAACTACGGCAGCGACGACCGCGGGCTGTCCGTGGCCGAATTCACCGCCGAGGCCGTCGCCGGCGCCACCGGCGAGAACAAGCTGGAGCTCTCCTCCGGCCGCGACGTCGTCCTCTACGGCTTCGGCCGCATCGGCCGCCTCGTCGCCCGCCTCCTCATCGAGAAGGCCGGCTCCGGCAACGGCCTGCGCCTGCGCGCCATCGTGGTCCGCGGTGGAGGCGAGGCCGACCTGGTCAAGCGCGCCTCCCTGCTGCGCCGCGACTCGATCCACGGCCAGTTCCAGGGCACGATCACCGTCGACGAGGCGAACAGCACGATCATCGCCAACGGCAACGCGATCCGCGTGATCTACGCGAACGACCCCTCCGAGGTCGACTACACGGCGTACGGCATCAAGGACGCCATCCTCATCGACAACACCGGCAAGTGGCGCGACCGCGAGGGCCTGTCCAAGCACCTGCGCCCCGGTATCGACAAGGTCGTCCTGACCGCCCCGGGCAAGGGCGACGTCCCGAATATCGTGCACGGCGTCAACCACGACACGATCAAGCCGGACGAGCAGATCCTGTCCTGCGCCTCCTGCACCACCAACGCCATCGTCCCGCCGCTCAAGGCCATGGACGACGAGTACGGGGTGCTGCGCGGCCACGTGGAGACGGTCCACTCGTTCACCAACGACCAGAACCTCCTGGACAACTACCACAAGGCCGACCGCCGCGGCCGCTCCGCGCCGCTGAACATGGTCATCACCGAGACCGGCGCCGCCTCCGCCGTCGCCAAGGCGCTGCCCGACCTCAAGGCGCCGATCACCGGCAGCTCGATCCGCGTCCCCGTCCCGGACGTCTCGATCGCCATCCTCAGCCTGCGCCTGGGCCGTGAGACCACCCGCGACGAGGTCCTGGAGTACCTCCGCGGCGTCTCCCTGCACTCGCCGCTGAAGCGCCAGATCGACTTCACCACCGCCCCCGACGCCGTCTCCATGGACTTCGTCGGCTCGCGCCACGCCTCGATCGTGGACGCCGGCGCCACCAAGGTCGACGGCGACAACGCGATCCTGTACCTCTGGTACGACAACGAGTTCGGCTACTCCTGCCAGGTCATCCGTGTGGTCCAGCACGTGTCCGGCGTCGAGTACCCGACCTACCCGGTCCCGGTCGCCTGA
- a CDS encoding LysR family transcriptional regulator, which produces MQLELRHLQAVCRIAEAGSLGAAARRLGVSQPALSAQLRRIERVTGGELFVRGRSGVEPTPLGHFVLAKARRVLGEMDALGAEARALSADVPLRLGCILLVLLDGLLARTDLALAGREVAVDLENSVTALVRMLGAGRYDAIVYGEVNDYEVPLPGGVRARTVVPREPFCIRMSARHPLASRSRLELADLAGEQWMTLVQDDDGGPEALIEACAEAGFTPSLRYRITDRKMQHDLIAAGRAISLSQPTAPAVPGTVMRPLAGTPVTGRIRLAWNRASVSAHQGDLLHRAAVEAYLANVDNNAFHRTWWDAHPEAHPTLG; this is translated from the coding sequence ATGCAGCTGGAGTTGAGGCACCTGCAAGCCGTCTGCCGGATAGCGGAGGCAGGCAGCCTGGGCGCGGCGGCGCGCCGGCTCGGGGTCTCCCAGCCGGCGCTCTCCGCGCAGCTGCGCAGGATCGAGCGGGTCACGGGCGGCGAGCTGTTCGTACGCGGCCGCAGCGGGGTGGAGCCCACCCCGCTGGGCCACTTCGTCCTCGCCAAGGCCCGCCGGGTGCTCGGCGAGATGGACGCCCTGGGCGCCGAGGCCCGGGCACTGTCGGCGGACGTGCCCCTGCGGCTCGGCTGCATCCTGCTCGTCCTGCTGGACGGGCTCCTCGCACGCACCGACCTGGCCCTGGCCGGGCGGGAGGTGGCCGTGGACCTGGAGAACTCGGTGACCGCCCTCGTGCGGATGCTCGGCGCCGGGCGGTACGACGCCATCGTCTACGGCGAGGTCAACGACTACGAGGTCCCGCTGCCCGGTGGCGTCCGGGCGCGCACCGTCGTGCCCCGGGAGCCGTTCTGCATCCGGATGTCGGCCCGGCACCCCCTGGCCTCCCGCAGCCGGCTGGAGCTGGCCGACCTGGCGGGCGAGCAGTGGATGACCCTCGTCCAGGACGACGACGGCGGCCCCGAGGCCCTGATCGAGGCCTGCGCCGAAGCGGGCTTCACCCCCTCGCTGCGCTACCGGATCACCGACCGGAAGATGCAGCACGACCTGATCGCGGCGGGCCGGGCGATCTCGCTGAGCCAGCCCACCGCCCCCGCCGTGCCGGGCACCGTGATGCGGCCCCTGGCGGGGACCCCGGTCACCGGGCGGATCCGGCTGGCCTGGAACCGGGCGTCGGTCTCCGCGCACCAGGGGGATCTGCTGCACCGTGCGGCGGTCGAGGCGTATCTGGCGAACGTGGACAACAACGCCTTCCACCGGACATGGTGGGACGCCCACCCGGAAGCGCACCCGACCCTCGGCTGA
- a CDS encoding M28 family peptidase: MQPTRWTASVAAFALTASLAGALAGTASAAQQPDPVPPRPSRADRAVAAADAAVRSGLDGLVNQPQQQYDRRLVTPWVQDLYSVAYERSYRGLPVVGGDAVVLADGEGKVRALQSASSTVIDVSVTPTVTAKAAESSSRAELARVDKVESSRLVVRLKDDRPVLAWETVLTGSAKSAPSRMHVYVDARTGKVVDRWDEVVAGTGNSKWNGPNPLTVDTTASGGTYSLRDPNRPGLSCQDYSTGTVFSKSSDSWGTGNPTSKETGCTDLMFAAQKQWDMLRQWLGRNGVDGNGRSFPGKVGLNDLNAYWDGGSVTIGHNSANEWIAGIDVVGHEYGHAIDTNTPGGTSGQEAGLGEGTGDIFGALTEAYANEPAPYDTPDYTVGEMINLQGRGPIRNMYNPSAVNNDPSCYSSSIPSTEVHAAAGPLNHWFYLLAEGSSPGGGKPSSSTCNQSTVTGVGVQNAGKIFYGGMLLKTSSMSYKKYRTATLSSAKTLDASCDLFNKTKAAWDAISVPAQSGDPACTPSGQGDFSLTLNPASGSVQQGASVTTTVATSTTTGQAQQVTLSASGLPAGVTASFSPATVQSGQSSTLTLTASSTTAPGPATVTVKGQGASLAHTADYALTVGGGQGDPTTPPDISAANVQAHLNQLGTIATQNGGNRRAGSGGHTQSLAYIKGKLQAAGYTVTEQNCTSCTYPSNNLIADWPGGPEDQTVMFGAHLDSVSAGPGINDNGSGSATLLENALVLAQKNPTMTKHVRFAWWTDEEQGLNGSKFYVGQLGSAQRAAIKGYYNFDMVGSPNGGYFINNLNSTTAAPLKAYWTSLNLAPEENTEGQGRSDDYSFQQAGIPTSGYAAGASARKTSAQAAKWGGTANAAYDSCYHSSCDTPSNISATTLDRSADGVAYAIWKQAVGNGTPASDFSVATSPAAGTAAPGSSVTATVNTATVSGSPQNLALTVSGAPAGVTATVSPSSVQSGQSATLTVQVAAGTAPGTATLTVTGTGTTTHSTTYTLTVSGGGGSCTPAQVVANGGFENGASPWSATSGVITNQAGEAPHAGAYMAWLNGWGSPRTDSASQSLALPAGCSSARLAFYLHIDTDETESTAYDTFTVSVGGQTLETLSNVDAGSGYTLKSYDVSPFAGQTVTLLFQGVEDQSLQTSFVVDDVTLQVS; encoded by the coding sequence GTGCAGCCCACCAGATGGACGGCGTCCGTGGCGGCCTTCGCGCTGACCGCGAGCCTCGCCGGCGCTCTGGCCGGCACCGCGTCGGCCGCGCAGCAGCCAGATCCCGTACCGCCCCGCCCCTCCCGGGCCGACCGGGCCGTGGCCGCCGCCGATGCGGCCGTGCGCAGCGGCCTGGACGGCCTGGTCAACCAGCCGCAGCAGCAGTACGACCGCAGGCTGGTCACCCCCTGGGTGCAGGACCTGTACTCGGTCGCGTACGAGCGCAGCTACCGGGGCCTGCCGGTCGTCGGCGGCGACGCGGTGGTCCTCGCGGACGGGGAGGGCAAGGTCCGCGCCCTCCAGTCGGCCTCCTCGACCGTGATCGACGTGTCGGTCACGCCGACGGTCACCGCCAAGGCCGCCGAGTCCTCCTCCCGGGCCGAGCTGGCGAGGGTGGACAAGGTCGAGAGCAGCCGCCTGGTCGTCCGGCTCAAGGACGACAGGCCGGTCCTGGCCTGGGAGACGGTCCTGACGGGATCGGCCAAGTCGGCGCCCAGCCGGATGCACGTCTACGTGGACGCCCGGACCGGCAAGGTCGTCGACCGCTGGGACGAGGTCGTCGCGGGCACCGGCAACAGCAAGTGGAACGGACCCAACCCGCTGACGGTCGACACCACCGCGTCCGGCGGCACCTACTCCCTGCGCGACCCGAACCGCCCGGGCCTGAGCTGCCAGGACTACAGCACCGGCACCGTCTTCTCGAAGTCCTCGGACTCCTGGGGCACCGGCAACCCGACCTCCAAGGAGACCGGGTGCACGGACCTGATGTTCGCCGCACAGAAGCAGTGGGACATGCTCCGCCAGTGGCTCGGCCGCAACGGCGTCGACGGCAACGGCCGCAGCTTCCCGGGCAAGGTCGGACTGAACGACCTCAACGCGTACTGGGACGGCGGCTCCGTCACCATCGGCCACAACAGCGCCAACGAGTGGATCGCCGGCATCGACGTGGTGGGCCACGAGTACGGGCACGCCATCGACACCAACACCCCCGGCGGCACCAGCGGCCAGGAGGCCGGGCTGGGCGAGGGCACCGGGGACATCTTCGGCGCCCTGACCGAGGCGTACGCCAACGAGCCCGCCCCGTACGACACTCCCGACTACACCGTCGGCGAGATGATCAACCTCCAGGGCCGCGGCCCGATCCGGAACATGTACAACCCCTCGGCGGTCAACAACGACCCGTCCTGCTACAGCTCCTCCATACCGAGCACCGAGGTGCACGCGGCCGCGGGGCCCCTGAACCACTGGTTCTACCTGCTGGCCGAGGGCAGCAGCCCCGGCGGCGGCAAGCCGAGCAGCAGCACCTGCAACCAGTCCACGGTGACCGGCGTGGGCGTCCAGAACGCCGGCAAGATCTTCTACGGCGGCATGCTGCTCAAGACCAGCAGCATGTCGTACAAGAAGTACCGGACGGCGACGCTGAGTTCCGCGAAAACCCTCGACGCGAGCTGCGACCTGTTCAACAAGACCAAGGCCGCCTGGGACGCCATCAGCGTGCCCGCCCAGTCCGGCGACCCGGCCTGCACCCCCAGCGGACAGGGTGACTTCTCGCTCACCCTCAACCCGGCCTCGGGCAGCGTGCAGCAGGGCGCCTCGGTGACCACCACCGTGGCCACCAGCACCACCACCGGCCAGGCCCAGCAGGTGACCCTCTCCGCGAGCGGCCTGCCCGCCGGGGTCACCGCCTCCTTCAGCCCGGCCACCGTGCAGTCCGGCCAGTCCTCCACCCTGACCCTGACCGCGAGCTCCACCACGGCCCCCGGCCCGGCCACGGTCACCGTCAAGGGCCAGGGCGCCTCCCTCGCGCACACCGCCGACTACGCCCTGACCGTCGGCGGCGGCCAGGGCGACCCCACCACCCCGCCGGACATCAGCGCGGCCAACGTCCAGGCCCACCTGAACCAGCTGGGCACCATCGCCACGCAGAACGGCGGCAACCGCCGCGCCGGCAGCGGCGGCCACACCCAGTCCCTCGCGTACATCAAGGGCAAGCTCCAGGCCGCCGGCTACACCGTCACCGAGCAGAACTGCACCTCCTGCACCTACCCGTCGAACAACCTGATCGCCGACTGGCCGGGCGGCCCCGAAGACCAGACCGTGATGTTCGGCGCCCACCTCGACAGCGTCTCCGCCGGCCCGGGCATCAACGACAACGGCTCCGGCTCCGCGACCCTGCTGGAGAACGCGCTGGTCCTGGCCCAGAAGAACCCCACCATGACCAAGCACGTGCGCTTCGCCTGGTGGACCGACGAGGAACAGGGCCTCAACGGCTCGAAGTTCTACGTGGGCCAGCTCGGCAGCGCCCAGCGCGCCGCCATCAAGGGCTACTACAACTTCGACATGGTCGGCTCGCCCAACGGCGGCTACTTCATCAACAACCTGAACTCCACCACGGCCGCGCCCCTGAAGGCGTACTGGACCTCGCTGAACCTCGCCCCCGAGGAGAACACCGAGGGCCAGGGCCGCAGTGACGACTACTCCTTCCAGCAGGCGGGCATCCCCACCTCCGGCTACGCGGCCGGCGCCAGCGCCCGCAAGACCTCCGCGCAGGCCGCGAAGTGGGGCGGCACCGCGAACGCCGCCTACGACTCCTGCTACCACAGCTCCTGCGACACACCGAGCAACATCAGCGCCACGACCCTGGACCGCAGTGCCGACGGGGTCGCCTACGCCATCTGGAAGCAGGCCGTCGGCAACGGCACCCCCGCCTCCGACTTCTCCGTCGCCACCTCCCCCGCCGCCGGCACCGCCGCCCCGGGCTCCAGCGTCACCGCGACGGTGAACACCGCCACCGTCAGCGGCAGCCCCCAGAACCTCGCCCTGACGGTCTCGGGCGCCCCGGCCGGCGTCACCGCCACCGTCAGCCCGTCCTCCGTGCAGTCCGGGCAGTCCGCCACCCTCACCGTCCAGGTCGCCGCGGGCACCGCGCCCGGCACGGCCACCCTGACCGTGACCGGCACCGGCACCACCACCCACAGCACCACGTACACCCTGACGGTCAGCGGGGGCGGCGGCTCCTGCACCCCCGCCCAGGTCGTCGCCAACGGCGGCTTCGAGAACGGCGCGAGCCCCTGGAGCGCCACCTCCGGGGTCATCACCAACCAGGCCGGAGAGGCCCCGCACGCCGGCGCCTACATGGCGTGGCTGAACGGCTGGGGCTCCCCGCGC